A genome region from Candidatus Margulisiibacteriota bacterium includes the following:
- the leuA gene encoding 2-isopropylmalate synthase: protein MNKDFLKKYRPYPKIDIPDRTWPNNSITKAPIWCSVDLRDGNQALVTPMSLEEKLEFFQTLVNTGFKEIEVGFPSSAQVEFDFLRKLITENLIPTDVRVQVLVQARRHLIEKTFEALAGSKKSILHLYNSTSTNQRKIVFQKSKQEIIDIAVQGVNWVKEFSQKTNTPVTLEYSAESFTGTEIDYALEICNAVINEWAPTPENKIIINLPATMELASPNYYADMIEWMSRRLNKRDCVILSLHTHNDRGTAIAASELGILAGADRVEGTLFGNGERTGNADVITLALNLFTQGIDPELDFYTINNIITAAEKYNKIPVHVRHPYAGDLVYTAFSGSHQDAIKKGIEYQNKKDDPYWEVPYLPIDPADLGRSYEGIIRINSQSGKGGVAYILEKEFGYQLPKDMHPEFAKVVQAIADGTGKEVNNQDIYAAFENEYIKRKTPISFVSFDILSHQNKQLTCKLTIEVNAERKELTGIGNGPVDACKDALASIKELVQFNINEYYEHALKKGSTSEAIAYIEIENPSTFSKYFGVGIDTDIMQAAIKSMISALNRSMK, encoded by the coding sequence ATGAACAAAGATTTTTTGAAAAAATATAGACCCTATCCAAAAATAGATATTCCTGACAGGACCTGGCCAAATAATAGCATCACAAAAGCGCCGATCTGGTGCAGCGTTGATCTCAGGGACGGCAACCAAGCACTGGTAACCCCAATGTCGCTTGAAGAAAAACTTGAGTTTTTCCAGACATTAGTGAATACCGGCTTTAAGGAAATTGAAGTTGGATTCCCATCCTCTGCTCAGGTAGAGTTCGATTTCTTAAGAAAACTCATTACTGAAAACCTTATACCAACGGATGTTAGAGTCCAGGTACTCGTACAAGCAAGACGACATCTTATCGAAAAAACTTTTGAGGCTCTGGCCGGATCGAAGAAATCGATCCTTCATCTCTATAATTCGACATCTACGAACCAACGAAAGATTGTTTTTCAGAAAAGCAAACAAGAGATCATAGATATTGCAGTCCAGGGCGTTAACTGGGTAAAAGAATTCTCGCAGAAAACAAATACGCCTGTAACGCTTGAGTATTCAGCAGAAAGCTTTACCGGCACTGAGATAGATTATGCACTGGAAATCTGCAATGCCGTTATTAATGAGTGGGCCCCCACCCCTGAAAATAAAATTATTATTAATTTGCCGGCGACAATGGAGCTTGCAAGCCCTAATTATTATGCCGATATGATCGAGTGGATGTCCCGCCGCCTCAACAAAAGAGACTGCGTCATACTAAGTCTTCATACGCACAATGATAGGGGAACTGCTATTGCAGCGTCAGAACTGGGAATACTGGCAGGCGCCGACAGAGTCGAAGGGACCTTGTTTGGTAATGGCGAACGTACAGGAAATGCAGACGTCATAACACTAGCCCTTAACCTCTTTACACAGGGTATTGATCCGGAACTAGACTTTTATACTATTAATAACATCATTACTGCTGCTGAAAAGTATAATAAGATACCGGTCCATGTGAGACATCCTTATGCAGGAGATCTGGTCTATACCGCATTCTCCGGTTCCCATCAAGATGCTATTAAAAAGGGAATTGAGTACCAGAATAAAAAAGATGACCCATATTGGGAAGTGCCCTATTTACCGATCGACCCGGCTGATCTGGGTAGGAGCTACGAAGGTATCATCCGGATTAACAGCCAGTCAGGAAAAGGCGGTGTCGCTTACATCCTGGAAAAAGAGTTCGGCTACCAGCTTCCAAAGGATATGCATCCGGAATTCGCCAAAGTTGTACAGGCTATTGCGGATGGCACAGGAAAAGAAGTTAACAACCAGGACATTTATGCCGCTTTTGAAAATGAATATATCAAAAGAAAAACCCCGATTTCTTTTGTTTCTTTTGATATTTTGTCACACCAGAATAAACAGCTTACCTGCAAGTTAACTATCGAGGTGAACGCAGAGAGAAAAGAGCTGACCGGAATTGGTAACGGTCCGGTTGACGCATGCAAGGACGCACTCGCATCAATCAAGGAACTTGTGCAATTTAATATCAACGAATATTACGAACATGCCTTGAAAAAAGGTTCGACATCAGAAGCCATCGCCTATATCGAAATCGAAAACCCCTCTACTTTCAGTAAATATTTCGGGGTAGGAATTGATACTGATATTATGCAGGCGGCTATTAAGTCGATGATTAGTGCTCTAAATAGATCAATGAAATAA
- the feoB gene encoding ferrous iron transport protein B: MHRHQSHKPAATALDKKTVVLVGNPNVGKSIFFNYFTGMYVDVSNYPGTTIEISQGKYGDYIILDTPGIYSVSSFNDEEKVARDIILGADIIINIVDAVHLERDLFLTQQLIDMGIPMIVAVNLMDEAKKEGIEVDLDLLSHLLGVPVVGTIAVKKQGFDEIKELLPKAMPGNINPELHLKLHEMLRVVGSQPEALMIMEGDPYVSERHGIEPVEARGDIYIKRREIVNDIIDHVVRDVTKVHRFKNKLEQWMLQPFLAFLIMCGALFVVYKFVGVFVAQTVVGVTEKTVMQGIYEPAMRGLVAEMIDPVSILGNILVGDFGLLTMTVTYLVGLLLPLVFGFYFALSILEDCGYLPRLAVFVDRSLNVLGLNGRAIIPLILGFGCVTAGTITTRLLGSEREKKIAIILLQFAIPCSAQLGVIAALLAPIGSKYLFLYSVVIFGFFIAVGSLLNLTLKGESTPLFIELPSLRMPKISNVMTKTTMKTYHFMYEAIPWFVLGALIVSFLHVFNLLQSIEVVFAPLVVKWLQLPQEAARVFIMGFVRRDFGAAGLTSLALTPIQIVIALVTITLFVPCVASLVILFKEQSWKHALLIWLGTLFMAFFVGGVISHVFI, translated from the coding sequence ATGCATCGCCATCAATCGCATAAACCGGCTGCTACTGCCTTAGACAAGAAGACGGTTGTTTTGGTAGGTAACCCTAATGTGGGGAAATCGATATTCTTTAATTACTTCACAGGGATGTATGTCGATGTTTCTAATTATCCCGGTACGACGATTGAAATCAGCCAGGGAAAGTATGGCGATTATATTATCCTCGACACCCCTGGAATTTACAGTGTATCTTCTTTTAATGATGAAGAAAAAGTCGCGAGGGATATTATCCTTGGCGCAGACATTATTATTAATATTGTTGATGCGGTGCATCTTGAACGAGATTTGTTTTTGACGCAGCAACTAATCGACATGGGTATTCCTATGATCGTTGCCGTTAATCTTATGGATGAGGCCAAAAAAGAAGGAATAGAGGTTGACCTTGATCTGCTGTCCCATCTTTTAGGAGTTCCTGTTGTAGGGACAATTGCTGTTAAAAAACAGGGGTTCGATGAGATTAAAGAACTATTGCCCAAAGCAATGCCTGGTAATATCAACCCGGAACTTCACCTCAAGCTTCATGAGATGTTACGGGTAGTTGGCTCCCAGCCGGAAGCTTTGATGATAATGGAAGGTGATCCTTATGTCAGTGAGCGGCATGGAATAGAGCCGGTAGAAGCACGAGGAGACATCTACATTAAAAGACGGGAAATCGTAAATGATATCATTGATCATGTTGTGAGAGATGTTACTAAGGTCCATAGGTTCAAGAACAAACTTGAACAGTGGATGCTGCAACCCTTCCTGGCATTTTTGATAATGTGCGGCGCTTTATTTGTTGTTTATAAATTTGTGGGTGTTTTCGTTGCTCAAACAGTTGTAGGAGTGACAGAGAAAACAGTTATGCAAGGGATTTATGAGCCTGCCATGAGAGGGCTAGTTGCAGAAATGATTGATCCGGTAAGTATTCTGGGTAATATTCTGGTTGGTGATTTTGGTTTGTTAACAATGACGGTGACCTATCTTGTTGGATTGCTTTTACCATTAGTGTTCGGTTTTTATTTTGCATTGTCCATATTGGAAGATTGCGGCTATTTGCCTCGGCTTGCCGTTTTTGTTGATAGGTCTTTGAATGTGTTAGGCCTTAATGGAAGGGCGATAATCCCTTTGATTCTGGGGTTTGGTTGTGTAACTGCAGGGACAATTACGACTCGGTTGCTTGGCTCTGAGAGAGAAAAGAAAATAGCCATCATCTTGCTCCAATTTGCAATTCCCTGTTCTGCTCAGCTGGGCGTGATTGCTGCGTTGCTTGCACCTATCGGCAGTAAATATCTTTTTTTGTATAGTGTAGTAATTTTTGGGTTTTTTATTGCAGTCGGATCTTTGCTTAATTTGACATTGAAGGGAGAGAGTACTCCTTTATTTATAGAGTTGCCTTCACTTCGTATGCCCAAGATCTCAAACGTCATGACGAAAACAACGATGAAAACTTATCATTTTATGTATGAGGCGATTCCCTGGTTTGTTCTCGGCGCATTGATAGTCTCGTTTCTCCATGTGTTTAATCTGCTACAGTCAATTGAGGTTGTATTTGCACCCTTGGTTGTTAAATGGCTCCAGTTGCCGCAAGAAGCAGCGAGAGTTTTCATTATGGGATTTGTAAGACGTGATTTCGGTGCAGCCGGACTTACCAGTTTGGCGCTTACGCCCATTCAGATAGTAATTGCTTTAGTGACGATAACGCTTTTTGTTCCTTGTGTAGCATCGCTTGTAATTCTGTTTAAAGAGCAAAGCTGGAAACACGCACTTTTGATATGGCTGGGAACATTGTTTATGGCTTTTTTTGTTGGAGGAGTGATTTCTCATGTCTTCATCTGA
- a CDS encoding ferrous iron transport protein A — MGLDQMKVGAVARIVSLPEGQLAVQFVRLGLCVGSKIVCIGKLPGGPIVIKKNHQELAIGRMLAQKIILEIIGE, encoded by the coding sequence ATGGGATTAGACCAAATGAAAGTTGGAGCAGTTGCAAGGATCGTATCGTTGCCGGAAGGGCAATTGGCTGTGCAGTTTGTTAGATTGGGTTTGTGTGTCGGATCAAAGATAGTCTGCATCGGAAAATTGCCGGGCGGACCGATTGTTATAAAAAAGAACCATCAGGAACTAGCCATCGGGAGGATGTTAGCCCAAAAAATAATATTAGAGATTATAGGAGAATAA
- a CDS encoding GNAT family N-acetyltransferase, translating to MIRSDLHLIIEKATILDAEQILALQKKSYVSEAEIYNNYTISPLIQTIEEIRRDFEKQVVLKIVIEDKLVGSVRAYENKGSCYIGKLIVHPDFQNRGLGTQLLCEVESRYLTVERFELFTGFKSERNLYLYQKLGYRIFRTEKVSNLFSLVYLEKYQNRG from the coding sequence ATGATTCGGAGTGATTTGCATTTGATTATCGAGAAAGCGACTATACTAGATGCTGAACAGATACTTGCCCTTCAAAAGAAGTCTTATGTAAGTGAAGCGGAGATCTATAATAATTACACGATTTCGCCGCTTATTCAAACTATTGAGGAGATAAGAAGAGATTTCGAGAAGCAGGTTGTCCTTAAAATAGTTATTGAAGATAAGCTCGTAGGTTCCGTAAGAGCATACGAGAATAAGGGTTCTTGTTATATAGGCAAACTTATTGTTCACCCGGATTTCCAGAATCGGGGATTGGGAACGCAGCTTCTCTGTGAGGTTGAATCACGATATCTTACAGTTGAGAGATTTGAACTTTTTACCGGGTTTAAAAGTGAGCGAAACCTTTATCTCTATCAAAAGCTCGGCTACCGGATATTTAGAACAGAGAAGGTGAGTAACCTATTTAGTCTAGTGTATCTGGAAAAATATCAGAATAGAGGGTAA
- the sppA gene encoding signal peptide peptidase SppA, whose protein sequence is MQEGCPMKLSEFKVFLVLLIVMTNTAFAFIPNYHDQSELFLSSPGAFKTGYEGYYNPALLQYLDSPEFDYVWTASTHSDRSGLFFGVPGLGLGVIKNKDASGHINDYRISNAFGDRDFSLGFGYGWSDGDTNTFNRKKLFTIGSLWRSSEFSFGIVGNFETNGKEQEGIYDIAYRPYGNEFIALFADYAVKNNEKPSKRRKSLGAVIEPFSGIRFATRYFNKDHISFGLDFSFGGTGISSQRHVIGKKDTSYYNLRLGGYDRNIFRTYMKKETNYLILDLSGYLNYRHNSLFDKSNTILAVLDIIDAARKDKQIGGIAINATDMKVTNPSILWELRDKLKEFRAAEKHVVVFINEASMDMYYFASIADKVIIHPLGAVSMSGFSIGKTYYRESLEKIGIGFQEFGYFKYKSALEGFSRKNMSEGDREQLKKFVEDEYGVYQSDICMSRKITGEQFDNLIDNETFLSLPAENSQQLKLVDGIGTWASVNEVIKEYEGVAKQVVGISSLEKYKLPQDDKWGEAPQIAVVYALGSVAMDSGVNAHAMARLFEALMSNPSIKAVVLRIDSPGGSAIASDTIAEAITRCRAKKPVIISQGLVAASGGYWLSINGDAIVSHKNTMTGSIGVIGGYVYNSGLKENLGISTDLVKKGKHSDIYSGFSVPIPFLGLYIPNRKLDDEELKHARREIFNIYRFFVNKVAVGRNKKPEDIETVAQGRIWSGKEALRVGLVDALGGMDVALRIAKEKAGIPEAAEVTLLEFPEPPFFSFDRLFGVRANLTKNSLLDYLNIYVDNNGKPLTILPIDLWDIRYLESTHDSE, encoded by the coding sequence ATGCAGGAAGGATGCCCGATGAAATTATCTGAATTTAAGGTTTTTCTTGTGTTATTAATAGTTATGACGAATACTGCTTTTGCTTTTATCCCAAACTATCATGATCAATCCGAACTTTTTCTTTCTTCTCCGGGAGCTTTTAAAACAGGCTACGAAGGCTATTATAATCCTGCATTATTGCAATATTTGGATTCTCCGGAATTTGACTATGTCTGGACAGCTTCTACTCATAGCGATCGGAGCGGATTGTTTTTCGGTGTGCCGGGACTTGGGCTGGGCGTTATAAAAAATAAAGATGCCAGCGGGCACATTAATGATTATCGGATTTCCAATGCATTTGGTGATCGGGATTTCAGTCTGGGGTTCGGGTATGGCTGGTCTGACGGGGATACTAACACTTTTAATAGAAAGAAGCTGTTCACTATCGGATCATTGTGGCGTTCTTCTGAATTTTCCTTCGGTATCGTCGGTAATTTCGAGACGAATGGCAAGGAACAGGAAGGGATTTATGATATTGCATATCGGCCATATGGCAATGAGTTTATAGCTTTGTTTGCCGATTATGCTGTAAAAAACAATGAAAAACCCAGTAAAAGAAGAAAAAGCCTTGGTGCCGTTATTGAGCCTTTTTCGGGTATTCGTTTTGCCACCCGCTATTTCAATAAAGATCATATTTCTTTTGGCTTGGACTTCAGCTTTGGCGGCACCGGAATATCGAGCCAGCGGCACGTTATCGGCAAGAAAGATACTTCTTATTATAACCTGAGATTAGGCGGCTACGATCGTAATATCTTCAGGACATACATGAAGAAAGAGACAAATTACCTGATCCTTGATCTCTCCGGGTACCTTAACTATCGCCATAATTCATTATTTGATAAATCCAATACTATCCTGGCGGTACTTGATATTATTGATGCTGCCAGGAAGGATAAGCAGATCGGGGGTATTGCGATCAATGCCACAGATATGAAAGTAACTAATCCTTCGATTTTATGGGAGTTGCGGGATAAGTTGAAAGAATTCCGGGCAGCAGAAAAACATGTCGTTGTTTTTATAAATGAAGCTTCGATGGACATGTACTATTTTGCCTCTATTGCTGACAAGGTCATTATTCATCCGTTAGGAGCGGTTTCAATGTCAGGTTTTTCTATTGGTAAGACCTATTATAGAGAGAGTTTGGAGAAGATCGGGATTGGATTTCAGGAATTTGGATACTTTAAATACAAGTCAGCTCTTGAGGGGTTTTCGAGAAAAAACATGTCTGAGGGAGATAGAGAACAATTAAAGAAATTCGTTGAGGATGAGTATGGTGTCTATCAGTCAGATATCTGTATGTCGAGAAAAATAACGGGAGAACAGTTTGATAATCTTATTGACAATGAAACCTTTTTGTCTTTGCCGGCAGAGAATTCGCAACAACTTAAGTTAGTCGACGGGATAGGGACCTGGGCTTCCGTGAACGAAGTGATCAAAGAATACGAAGGCGTTGCCAAACAGGTAGTCGGAATCTCATCGTTAGAAAAGTATAAGCTGCCTCAAGATGATAAGTGGGGTGAAGCTCCTCAAATAGCCGTTGTTTATGCCCTTGGTTCAGTGGCTATGGACAGTGGTGTTAATGCGCATGCTATGGCAAGATTGTTTGAAGCTCTTATGAGTAATCCTTCAATCAAGGCAGTTGTGCTGAGGATTGATTCTCCAGGCGGGTCAGCGATCGCGTCAGATACTATAGCTGAAGCGATTACACGTTGTAGAGCGAAGAAACCTGTCATCATATCTCAAGGGCTGGTTGCAGCATCTGGCGGATACTGGCTGTCTATTAACGGTGACGCGATTGTTTCCCATAAGAATACAATGACCGGATCCATCGGGGTAATTGGCGGGTACGTATATAATTCAGGGCTTAAAGAAAATCTCGGAATAAGTACCGACTTGGTTAAGAAAGGTAAGCACTCCGATATCTATTCCGGGTTTAGTGTCCCAATTCCTTTTCTGGGTCTTTACATTCCTAATCGAAAGCTGGATGATGAAGAGCTGAAACACGCCCGGAGAGAGATCTTCAATATATACCGATTTTTTGTTAACAAGGTCGCGGTTGGAAGAAATAAAAAACCTGAAGACATCGAAACTGTGGCTCAAGGAAGGATCTGGTCAGGGAAAGAAGCCTTGAGGGTAGGGCTTGTGGATGCCCTTGGTGGAATGGACGTCGCACTAAGAATTGCTAAGGAAAAAGCTGGAATCCCTGAAGCGGCAGAAGTTACGCTTCTTGAATTCCCGGAACCGCCATTTTTCTCTTTTGACAGGCTTTTTGGTGTGAGGGCGAACTTGACAAAGAATAGTTTGCTGGATTATTTGAATATTTATGTAGATAATAACGGCAAACCGTTGACGATATTACCAATCGATCTATGGGATATCCGGTATTTGGAGAGTACTCATGATTCGGAGTGA
- a CDS encoding YbhB/YbcL family Raf kinase inhibitor-like protein — MPSDRGKKDMDFQLTSAAFVDRQRIPIQYTCDGTNISPPLDWQIISNRILSFALILEDVDSIKGTWGHWVIINIPESRRSLPENIPNEKNPEGMGIQGINDYGAIGYGGPCPQKGEHRYIFNLFALDRILYLKESLTRYEVRNAIEGNFLASCQLTVLYERRS; from the coding sequence ATGCCCTCGGACAGGGGGAAAAAGGACATGGACTTTCAATTAACAAGCGCAGCCTTCGTAGATCGGCAGCGAATACCGATACAGTATACGTGTGATGGAACGAACATTTCTCCTCCTCTGGACTGGCAGATTATTTCAAATCGGATATTAAGCTTTGCGCTTATTTTGGAAGACGTGGATTCGATAAAAGGAACCTGGGGCCACTGGGTTATAATAAACATTCCTGAAAGCAGAAGATCACTACCTGAAAATATTCCAAACGAGAAAAATCCGGAAGGGATGGGAATACAAGGAATTAACGATTACGGTGCTATCGGTTATGGTGGGCCCTGTCCTCAAAAAGGCGAGCATCGCTATATCTTTAATCTTTTCGCTCTCGATAGAATACTTTACCTAAAAGAGTCGCTCACGAGATATGAGGTGCGTAATGCGATTGAAGGAAATTTTCTTGCATCCTGCCAACTGACAGTGCTCTATGAACGCCGCTCATAA
- a CDS encoding sorbosone dehydrogenase family protein — MVRRRVDMKAIVKLIHYSSLLYLLALVFMTNSIGYTQDLPIDKIMLPQGFKISIYAENVPDARSMTLSPGGIVFVGSRVAGKVYAIINNNKDNKADEVITIASGLNEPNGVAFKDGSLYVAEATRIIRFDNIENRIYNPPPPIVINDSFPQAKSHSWKYIAFGPEGLLYISVGAPCNACISKVENYATIMRMNPDGSGLEIYARGVRNSLGFDWNPEGEDLWFTDNGRDLMGDNQPPDELNRAPRKGLNFGFPYCHGINIPDPEFGKLRDCSEFTPPEIELGPHVAALGMKFYTGSLFPAEYKNQIFIAEHGSWNRSVSIGYRITLVRLENNKAVGYQPFAEGWLQDNGAAWGRPVDLQVMPDGALLVSDDKNGTVYRISYEK, encoded by the coding sequence ATGGTCAGGAGGCGTGTGGATATGAAAGCAATAGTTAAATTAATTCATTACTCATCGTTATTGTATCTATTAGCATTAGTTTTTATGACTAATTCGATAGGCTATACGCAAGATTTACCCATCGACAAAATCATGTTACCCCAGGGATTCAAAATCTCTATCTATGCAGAAAACGTACCCGACGCGCGATCAATGACCTTAAGCCCGGGAGGCATTGTATTTGTCGGCTCTCGCGTAGCCGGAAAAGTATATGCAATTATTAACAACAATAAAGATAACAAAGCAGACGAAGTCATTACAATTGCATCAGGGCTAAATGAGCCAAATGGCGTCGCATTTAAAGACGGCTCGCTTTACGTTGCTGAAGCTACCCGGATCATTCGCTTTGACAATATCGAAAATAGGATCTACAATCCACCTCCGCCGATAGTAATCAATGACAGCTTTCCTCAGGCGAAAAGCCATAGCTGGAAATATATAGCCTTCGGACCGGAAGGACTTCTCTATATATCCGTTGGCGCTCCCTGCAATGCATGCATAAGCAAAGTTGAAAATTATGCCACAATAATGAGAATGAATCCTGACGGCTCCGGACTTGAGATCTACGCCCGAGGAGTTCGAAACTCTCTCGGGTTTGATTGGAATCCCGAAGGAGAAGACCTTTGGTTTACCGATAATGGCCGTGACCTAATGGGCGATAATCAACCGCCGGACGAACTCAATCGAGCTCCACGTAAAGGGCTCAATTTCGGGTTCCCTTATTGTCATGGGATAAATATTCCAGACCCTGAGTTCGGAAAACTACGTGACTGCAGCGAGTTCACACCTCCGGAAATAGAATTGGGCCCTCATGTCGCAGCTCTGGGAATGAAGTTCTATACGGGATCGTTGTTCCCTGCCGAATACAAAAACCAGATATTTATTGCCGAACATGGATCCTGGAACAGATCAGTATCTATCGGATATCGGATAACTCTCGTACGCCTGGAGAACAACAAGGCTGTTGGATATCAACCCTTTGCAGAAGGCTGGTTACAAGATAACGGAGCAGCATGGGGCCGTCCGGTTGATCTCCAGGTCATGCCGGATGGAGCACTCCTGGTTTCTGATGACAAGAACGGCACAGTATACAGGATAAGTTACGAAAAATAA
- the gap gene encoding type I glyceraldehyde-3-phosphate dehydrogenase, translated as MARVAINGLGRIGRAALKVILETPELELVAVNDLGKIDSLVYLLKYDSVYGRYEKKIDADDDLLIEDKRYKFLSVKDPGGLPWKELHIDIVFECTGVFTKKEDLQKHLNAGARTVILSTPSKSEDVGTVIYGVNSPEGNVNLVSCASCTTNSIAPVIEIIGRRIGLKKAIMTTFHAYTATQSIVDSPNKKLRRGRAAAINFVPSSTGAAIATTRALPQYKGKFDGIAIRGPVPAGSISDVVLITERTTSIEEINNIFKEEAATEKYIGVMRVTEDEVVSSDIIKDPHAAIIDLTLTKVVDGDLVKIMSWYDNEWGYTNQMVKEGVALAKTM; from the coding sequence ATGGCAAGAGTTGCTATTAATGGTTTAGGAAGGATTGGGAGAGCTGCGCTTAAAGTCATTTTGGAAACGCCGGAACTGGAATTGGTAGCTGTTAACGACCTGGGAAAGATTGATAGTCTGGTTTATTTACTTAAGTATGACTCGGTTTATGGAAGGTATGAAAAAAAAATTGATGCCGATGATGATTTGTTGATTGAAGATAAGCGATACAAGTTCTTAAGTGTTAAAGATCCAGGAGGGCTTCCCTGGAAGGAATTGCATATTGATATTGTTTTTGAGTGTACCGGTGTTTTTACAAAAAAAGAAGATCTCCAGAAACACCTCAATGCCGGGGCACGGACGGTTATATTGTCGACACCATCGAAAAGCGAAGATGTCGGCACGGTTATTTATGGGGTTAATAGTCCCGAAGGTAATGTCAATCTGGTCTCGTGTGCTAGTTGCACTACCAACAGCATCGCTCCTGTTATCGAGATCATCGGAAGACGGATAGGCTTAAAGAAAGCGATAATGACAACGTTTCATGCATATACTGCGACTCAGTCTATCGTTGACTCGCCCAACAAGAAGCTCAGACGGGGAAGGGCGGCGGCGATTAATTTTGTTCCTTCATCCACAGGAGCAGCTATCGCGACAACCCGTGCCTTACCTCAATATAAAGGTAAATTTGACGGTATTGCGATACGTGGTCCGGTCCCGGCAGGGTCTATCTCGGATGTTGTTCTCATTACCGAGCGGACGACAAGTATTGAAGAAATTAACAATATCTTTAAAGAAGAAGCCGCGACGGAGAAATATATAGGTGTGATGAGGGTCACTGAGGATGAGGTAGTTTCTTCGGATATTATCAAGGATCCGCACGCTGCAATCATAGATCTTACGTTAACGAAGGTAGTTGATGGAGATCTGGTTAAGATAATGAGCTGGTATGATAATGAATGGGGATACACGAATCAAATGGTCAAAGAGGGCGTTGCCCTGGCCAAAACAATGTAA